CACTGTCATTTGTTTGAATGATAAAGTTCTGTACAACAAGTGCTGTTAAAATACAAATAGGAATATAGGACAGCCATTTTAATACGGGTTCTGGCAGCGCAATGTTACGCACAACTAAAAACGGAACAATACGAGGAACTACGGTAACAAGGGCACACCCTAAAATAATGATAAGTGTTGAATAGTGGATACTCATTTATCCGTCACCACCCCAATCGTCGCTACAATAATCGTTGAAATTAAGACAGCTACATGTGAAGGTACCAAAAAAGACAGCACAATCATAATAATCGCCATATAAAGAATTAAACGTAAATAATGATTAAGTTTTGAAGGTAACACGCTTTCGATTTGTAAAACAAGCAGAGCTAAAAACATAGCCGTTAAGGCAAAATCAAATCCAAAGGCTTCCGGGTCAGATAGCAAATGCCCAAAAATGGCTCCCATCGTACAGGCGATAATCCAGCTGACGTAAGCCGTTATATTTAATCCGTTCATCCAGCGGTCATTAATTGGCTCCCCTTTTGCAATTTTATTTGAAGACACTCCAAATGATTCATCCGTCAGAAGTGCTCCAATTCCGACGTTTTTTAATAACGAATATTTTGTGAATTTAGGCGCGACCGTAGCACTCAAAAGAAAATGTCGTAAGTTAACGATGAATGTTGTGAGAATAATAGCTGAAATCGAACTGTTCGCAACCATCAGTGCACAAATAATAAACTGAGCAGCCCCGGCATACACGAGCGCTGATAATAAAGTAACTTCCATAACGGAAAGATGCGAGGACACGCCGACAATCCCGGCGGCAAGCCCTATGCTTATGTAACCGAGTAGCGTAGGGACACAGTCCTTGGCCCCTTGTCTGAACGTTAGATCCACTTTTTCTCTCTGCTGTACTGCTTTTTCTGCGATCACCGTACTCCCTCCTTTTCTGCTATATTATACATCTATACGTTATATTAAACAACGGTATGTTATACTATCTTTATAATCATTAAAGGAGTACAACAATGGACGCGATTCAAGATATTATTGCTAAAAATCTTGTTAAACTACGAAAAAATCGAAATTTGACGCTTGATCAAGTTTCTGAATTAACAGGTGTGAGCAAAGCAATGCTTGCACAAATTGAAAAAGGTAAATCCAGTCCGACAGTTACTACGCTTTGGAAGATTGCGAACGGCCTTCAAGTCTCTTTTTCTGTATTTATAAAAGAAGACACTCCGGATGTGCAGAAAGTAAGCATAAAACAGCTAGATCCCATCACGGACAACAAAGGTGATTACTTAGTGTATTCTTTTTTTCCTTATCACCCGGAAAAAAAGTTTGAAATTTACATTGTCACATTAAAGCCCGGATGCGTGCACGAAGCGAAAACTCACTTAGGAGATGAATACTTACTTATTAAAGAAGGAGAATTAACGGTTCGTTTTGAAAGTGAAGAACATGAATTAGTCTCAGGAGACGCTCTGCATTTTTCAGGAAATACCTCTCACAGCTATATCAATTCATCTGAAGAAGAAGCAAGTTTTTTTTTACTTATGCACTATCCCGAATCATAAAAAAAGAGCGTACGGATCATCCGTACGCTCTTTTTTTATTAAGCTGCGTGGGCTTGTTCTTTTTTCATTTTTTTGTTTTTCATGTATCCAATACTTACAACTGCAATCGTTAAGATAACTTGAACAGCAAGATGTAAAGCTGTACTTGGAACAAATCCACCAATAATTTTATCTTCAACAATCATTTTTCCAGCAGACCATGCGAGCATCGCCGCTCCAGCGTAAATGATAATCGGAAATTTTTCCATTGCTTTCATAATAAAGCTGCTTCCCCAAATAATAATCGGAATTGAAATTAATACACCAATCATAATTGGAACAAATTCATGAGCTACACCAGCTAGAGCTAATACGTTATCTAATGACATGACCGCATCTGCGATAATAATCGTTTTAACCGCACTCCATACCGTTGCTCCACCTTGAGGGTTATCGCCGTGTTCGTGATTATCGGCTAATAATTTATACGCGATCCAGACTAGCATCAAGCCGCCGACCGCTCCGATTAATGGAATCTTTAATAATGGGACAATAATAGCCGCAAATAATAATCGAAGACCAATCGCGCCGCCTGTTCCAATTAAAATCGCTCTTTTTTGTAAGTCTTTTGGTACGTTACGAGCCGCCATTGCAATCACAATCGCGTTATCTCCGCTTAAAATTAAATCAAGAAAAATAATTTGCAGCAAACCTTGCACTGATACGCCAATTAGTTCCTCCATAGTTACCTCCACCTTCTCTTTTTATGTAACGTTTCTCCTCTAAATGTCCGAGCCTTTTCCTCCTTTTTTATAATTGAATACAAAAAAGACCCTTACCAAATAAGCGGTAAAGGTCTTGCTAACAACATAATGTCGCCAACAAAGCCGAGAGATAATCTCTGTAATGACGACTTTGCTGTTAAAGCTACTCCCCTTTAGGAGATACGTTCAATTATTTGTTTGTATTTACACCATTTATACTATAGCACCTCCTACATTCTGTCAATCATTTTTTATGTAAAACGATTGTCAACGCTTTCTCTTTCAATCAATTCATAGTTCGAAAGTGTAAGCTTTTCGACTTCTTCGCCGTTAACTAGCTTGATAATTCGCTGTGCTCCCATTTGGCCCGCTTCTTTATAGTAATATTTTACGGTTGTTAAGCTCGGATGAATCACACCTGTAATTTCATAGCCTCCAAAGCCGGTAATGGATACATCTTCAGGAACGCGCAGTCCGTTTAAATAAGCGGCCTTTAACGTACCAAGCGCAATGTTATCGGTCGCACATACAATCATGGACGGGTTAAATTCTTTCATCACTGCCGTAGCTGCTCCGATTGCATCGCTCATGTTAAAGCTTGTTTCATAACAGCGGATCTCGCAGTCGCTGTCTTTAAGACCTTGCTTTACCCCTTCTTTTCTCTTTACACCTACAGCTATGTCCTTTTCAGTTACGCCTAAAAAAGCGATTTTTTTATGCCCTTTTTCCCCTATGTACCTTCCAATGTCGCATGCAGCCTCGTAATCTTGGTGAATTAAACTGTGAACTTCTTTATGCTCCTGTCCAATTAGCAAAACGGGAATTGAAATCGTACGGAACGCTTCCAAATGAGCTTTTGTAATCTGAACGGCAAGCAAAATAATACCGGCTACCTTCTGCTTAGCCAGCGTATAAATATTTTCAATTTCTCTTTCTAAATCTTGATTAGAATTGGAAACAATCATTTGATAGTGGTGGTCTCTAAGTTCTTGGTCAATGCCATCTAATGTGCGGGAAGTCGCAAAAGAACCCATGCGCGGAACAATGACACCGATGATATTTGTTTTTTTTGCTTTTAAGCTTTGAGCAAAAGCATTTGGGCTATAGTTTGTTTCTTTAATAATTCCTTCAATTTTTCGTTTCGTCGCATCGCTCACAGACCCTCCGTTAAGGTAGCGGGATACAGTGCTTTTTGCTACTCCTGCAAGCCGAGCGATATCTGCAATAGTTGTCATTCTCTCATCTCCGTATTTTGTTGCTGCTTCTTTCACAGTATACACGAATATCGCGTGTATATTAAGTAACTGCTTTACTTTTTGCTTCATAAGCGGTATGATAACCTAAACGTGGATAAATATTATCCACGTTGTACACATATAGCAGGAGATGATGTTTTTGCACATGAAAACAGGCGTTGAGCAATCGGTGTATGCCATTTTGCTGCTTACGTTTTTACCTGAAAAAGCTGTGCTGCCAGGAGATGTTATCAGCACTCAGCTTGGGGGCTCGCCTACGTATTTTCAAAAGCTTCTTCGCAAGCTGGTTAGCGCTGATTTACTTGCTTCCGTTCCTGGTAGCAAAGGTGGATTTCGCTTAAAGAAAACGCCGGAAGAAATTCGAATCTATGACGTATACGTAGCCATTGAAGGCAAGCAGTCTCTTTATTCATCAAGCGGTATTTTTCACGATATGCTTAATTTAAAAGACAAAGATATTTGCTTATTATCCGATTTAATGGAAGAAGCCGAATCTTCATGGCAGTCCATTTTAAAACGGCAAACCATTGCCACGCTTACAAATGAAATTCATAAAAAATGTCCAAAAGAAAACCTGGACATGCTAAAAGCAACTGTAGAAGAAAAAATGGTGCTGTAGCACCCAAAGGAGATTATCATGGAAAACTTAAATAGATATTTTGATTTATTCGATCAATCACGTACAAGCGAACAAGCATTTGAAGAATTGGTGAGCCTTTTTTCAGACGATATCGTATTTGTCTTAAACGGCCACGAAAAGCAAGGCATTGAAAACTGGAAGCTGTTTGTGAAAATGGTTTTTAAAGAAAATGCTGATATTAAGCATATGTTCGAAGGCTGGAAAGCAGTTGAAGGTACGGACATGTTTG
The genomic region above belongs to Priestia megaterium and contains:
- a CDS encoding nuclear transport factor 2 family protein is translated as MENLNRYFDLFDQSRTSEQAFEELVSLFSDDIVFVLNGHEKQGIENWKLFVKMVFKENADIKHMFEGWKAVEGTDMFETPWAVCGKRASGSVFTQTGKDIAKLDKNGKISYLENVPDDTNMFDTYKN
- a CDS encoding LacI family DNA-binding transcriptional regulator; translation: MTTIADIARLAGVAKSTVSRYLNGGSVSDATKRKIEGIIKETNYSPNAFAQSLKAKKTNIIGVIVPRMGSFATSRTLDGIDQELRDHHYQMIVSNSNQDLEREIENIYTLAKQKVAGIILLAVQITKAHLEAFRTISIPVLLIGQEHKEVHSLIHQDYEAACDIGRYIGEKGHKKIAFLGVTEKDIAVGVKRKEGVKQGLKDSDCEIRCYETSFNMSDAIGAATAVMKEFNPSMIVCATDNIALGTLKAAYLNGLRVPEDVSITGFGGYEITGVIHPSLTTVKYYYKEAGQMGAQRIIKLVNGEEVEKLTLSNYELIERESVDNRFT
- a CDS encoding RrF2 family transcriptional regulator — its product is MHMKTGVEQSVYAILLLTFLPEKAVLPGDVISTQLGGSPTYFQKLLRKLVSADLLASVPGSKGGFRLKKTPEEIRIYDVYVAIEGKQSLYSSSGIFHDMLNLKDKDICLLSDLMEEAESSWQSILKRQTIATLTNEIHKKCPKENLDMLKATVEEKMVL
- a CDS encoding helix-turn-helix domain-containing protein, whose protein sequence is MDAIQDIIAKNLVKLRKNRNLTLDQVSELTGVSKAMLAQIEKGKSSPTVTTLWKIANGLQVSFSVFIKEDTPDVQKVSIKQLDPITDNKGDYLVYSFFPYHPEKKFEIYIVTLKPGCVHEAKTHLGDEYLLIKEGELTVRFESEEHELVSGDALHFSGNTSHSYINSSEEEASFFLLMHYPES
- a CDS encoding TerC family protein, coding for MEELIGVSVQGLLQIIFLDLILSGDNAIVIAMAARNVPKDLQKRAILIGTGGAIGLRLLFAAIIVPLLKIPLIGAVGGLMLVWIAYKLLADNHEHGDNPQGGATVWSAVKTIIIADAVMSLDNVLALAGVAHEFVPIMIGVLISIPIIIWGSSFIMKAMEKFPIIIYAGAAMLAWSAGKMIVEDKIIGGFVPSTALHLAVQVILTIAVVSIGYMKNKKMKKEQAHAA
- a CDS encoding AzlD domain-containing protein, which encodes MSIHYSTLIIILGCALVTVVPRIVPFLVVRNIALPEPVLKWLSYIPICILTALVVQNFIIQTNDSVKINWPVIIVVIPTLLIALKTKSLSITVISGVGMMALLRLFLFS
- a CDS encoding AzlC family ABC transporter permease, with product MIAEKAVQQREKVDLTFRQGAKDCVPTLLGYISIGLAAGIVGVSSHLSVMEVTLLSALVYAGAAQFIICALMVANSSISAIILTTFIVNLRHFLLSATVAPKFTKYSLLKNVGIGALLTDESFGVSSNKIAKGEPINDRWMNGLNITAYVSWIIACTMGAIFGHLLSDPEAFGFDFALTAMFLALLVLQIESVLPSKLNHYLRLILYMAIIMIVLSFLVPSHVAVLISTIIVATIGVVTDK